The Cucurbita pepo subsp. pepo cultivar mu-cu-16 chromosome LG05, ASM280686v2, whole genome shotgun sequence nucleotide sequence CACATCTGAACGATAGCATGACCACATCTGAACGTTGATAATAGAATGACTAAGATAAAGatctaaaagaaatgaaagttactatctgTACCAACAAACTATACTTCTCTTTTTGATAGCTCAGTTATAAAAACTCCCTAATGAGATGTGTGttctaaattttgaacaaaatttcaatatatatttaattaatttaaacttcatttaaatctcaaatatatattttcttttaaggtaaagatatattaattatcttaaaatttaatgtatcaaatataataaatataatttatgtttaatatattaaatatattaaattttaaacctttcaaattaaatatattttatctatttatatttaatatatctcatataataaatcttaatttaaacttttaaattgaatatattttatttttatatatattaccaaaaaaaaaaaaaaatcaactttatAGTGTTACTACGAGagtaagaaaatttaaatttatgagcTTACCGATTATAAGTTCCAActatacaaaaaaattaattaaacaattttccTTCCTTAACTCTAACTGAATTCTTATGCACCGTAGGACCGTTTGTATCCAATTGATATAATCATATCAAACAAGTTGATTTTCCTCGAGTTGTTCGTAATTACAGTTGGGTAAAAGGTTCATTTTACCTTAACAATTACATCTTATATCTTAAGTACCATTGATTCtataataaacaatttgtttataatccAATAAAAACCAATTCCTTCTCAGTGAGAGAATAAGACCCTATTGTTCAAGTTTTTGAAATCAGCATTTAAGGCAATTACTCATCTACTCACTTCTATCTCGTGAAATTATGTTATCGATTCCCTGTTTGGTTAAGTCTCCAAAATGGTAGACATATTGAATTAGCTAAAAAAGTCATTATCACCCATGCAAAATCAAAGGACAAACCCTCGTTAACAAGAGTCATAATGACTCAGGATTAAGATagagtcgcatatgatcatccCATGAAATATTAGtcttctcaattaacaaaTCTATAAAGAGATATTAAATAGTTCATGGTCCAATCTTATATAAACTCGTATATAAAAAGAacctcactcacatgtctccacatgaacgatttggattaaataatttataacaacTACATAGTGAGTTGTATCAATAGTATTACTAGGATAAGACATTCAACCTCGTCCATATACTATAAACTCTTAAAGTTATTACTTAAACATGATCCTCTTATATGTTAATCatagactaaaaaaaaaattataaaccaaatgttttttcaaaatgtattACAAAACCGGATCCAAGGACGAGATACAAAACGTAAAGAACCACAACCCCTATATTTAGGATTAACGTTCTGAGACGACCCTCCTCTATGATCGTACAACTCTCAAACACTCTACCTTGACTAGCTGTCATTTGtcacttgaaaaagaaaaatagaatctAATGAGTATATGCATACTCAGTAAACAACCTATTTGTAGACTCTAATCACATCCTTAACTTAATAAGGCGGTAATTATATCGCAGcctttacatttatttatttatttatttggatttatacactttaattttatgttaacagattttttatgtattaaatattattttttaagaattattatATACCAAATTGAATGTTCAGACAAATTATTATGCAGAaactaattttctaatttaataaaaaaatattataaaagattaaaataagaaatatttttagtgGAACATTTAGAGAATTAGAAATGTAAGattcgaaaaataaaaaataaaaataaaaaaacaatattaaaaccagagtttttaaaataaaaaataattttcgtGGGGAGTTTCCACCTTCCCACAGTTCCCTTCTTCCCAGTTATGAAGTCAACAATTAGAAAGTCAAACAAACAATACTTTtgtcacaaaaataaataaataaataaataaataaataaataaataaataaataaataaataaataaataaataaataaataaataaataaataaataaaataataattatatttaattcctCCAACCATATTTATCAAGTCTCCAattattacaaacaaaaaagcaCCCCAAAATTAACCCAAATCTCCGATTCTCCCCCCTTTCCCCCGATCCCAAATCTCCGATCAGATTCCGATCCTCCTCCGCCAGATCCGTCATGAACCCGGCCGGCTCCTCCGCCGGCGGCAGCCCCAACACCCCAAGAAAGAAGGAGATCCAGCTTCAGGGCCCCCGCCCGCCTCAACTCCGTGTCAACCAAGAATCCCGCAAAATCAAGAAGCCGCCGCCACACCCTCAGCCGATTCCCCCTTCTGGCCGCCCTCCTCTCCCTCCAGCCGCCTCCCAATGGCCTCAACCACTCATCATCTACGACATCTCCCCCAAAGTCCTCCACGTCGCCGAGAACAACTTCATGTCCGTCGTGCAGCGCCTCACCGGCCTCTCCTCCACCTCTTCCTCCACCGACGGCGACCTCTCCCCAGCAGCGAGATTCGCCACAATCGAAAAAGCCAGCCCCCGatccgaaagggaaagggaaatcGACGTTAGCGACATGATGGATTTGACGGAGGTTCCCGTGGAATTAGGGCAAAACCCCGGAATTTTATCTCCAGCACCGGCGAGTCTAGCTCCGATTTCGTCAGGATTCTTCTCGCCGGCGATTGAGCCTCAAAGCTTTACATATTCGTTGATTCACGAGCTGAGCCCCCATTGGCCAAGCCCTTCGGCTCTGTTCCCAGCTCCCCTGGTTTCCCCAATTTCTTCACCAAATATCTTCAACCATCTCTTTGACTTTTAGCTaagttctctctctctcctctctctctctctctctctctacaattTCAATCAACATTGCCATTGCccatcaaaaacaaaaattgggttttttctttttcttcttgtaaAGTAGGTAATTCTAATTTGTacaacattttcatttcatttttagccATTCGTTCTTAATTACTCGAAGATCATGAATATATAAGTAAGATACACGATCcaaatgtaaattttttatttttttttaatattttaggtaTATTTTAGGTAAGTTCGatgaattaaaacattttgtcccacaaaatttaatataggaatataagaggaaaaaaaacacaaaaatgtaGAATTTGTCCATACACTTAAAATGGTTGGGATGGAAGGATGAGCGGTTGTGATTTGCAACCATATGAATCAggtttttttgttggttttttttttagtctaCCATTATTGACTTTTCCACatgtattatttaataaataaattcattttgcaatgtttattttgttttagattttaaCCAAATAAATACGCTAACGTTACGtccttataaatttaaatttatttaaatgggATTTATGTTAGTTGTGaatgttttatgaatttatgtaTAGTATCATAATAGTTCAATCAGCATTTATTGAATGAATATGTTAAGTTAATTTAATGTGATTAAAGttaatcaattatttattgttaccTCATTGGCCGTAACGAAAATAAGTATATAATTAATGGACTAAAAGGTTGAGGCCCCGAGACCCCATTGGATGTGTACTtgagtttttatttgatttcattctTCTCACCCGCGTATCTCTTAGTCGACTACGCCATCCTCTCTTCTTCCGAGGCAAACTCGACGTGGTAGGTGAAgcctctttttatttttattttttttattaaaggtAGTTGAGTAATTATTAACTTCGATCAAGGTCAATCatgtaagtgaccttactattgaagttaaataattgaatgatGTATGAGAGTGCATGTGTCGTGGCCCCTGCTTCcaccatattattttatgctaTGCTGATGTATTAACATATGatgttatgctatgtatgcATGTGATATCTATTACGtcatgttatgaatgaaatgaaatgttatgttctGCCTTGTAAAAATTATGTGATGGATTATGTGATAGACTACCATGTAtacatgatatatatatatatatatatatgtaatatcTCATGgatgaaaggagaaagagaatgatgTAACGTTATGCTATGAATATAAATCACGGGGACCTCATGTTTGTATGTTATGTGCATCGAAATACTTCCTTGTTATGTTAGTAAGGACATGTAccttcgatatttatgttcgtcatAATATCATGCGGGTCGTTCCTTTTTTGTGGCGTTCGGCCATATTTAACGTGTTGTGTCCAACCAAGCAAGGCCAGGGGTACGTATATGAGCCTgcttggtgggtccatgtacgTGTGCGTGGACTGTGTATAGGGAAGTCTAAATCATGTTATTTGTGTGATTGCATTATTAACCTCAACAGGGTGACTTAccgaatatttcttaaaatattcaagtcacgtgctattCTTATACTTTTTAGGTAAAGATAAAGTACCCCTACACAAATGACGATGAATACTGAAAAGGTCATGAATATCAAGATAGGACAGTAGCATGcatcaaatttcatttagTAGTTGATAGGTGGTTTATTTAGTTCCTCATAATActactaaatgaaatttaaatggtattatttattatagttACTATCTTTGTTATacacatttaaattaaatgccaaatttatgattttgcatttaatatggtttaagttttatattttgtgCTTAAGATGGTTGAcctattttattctttaaaaaatattgaatttatgacaatagaaattaaaattaataaaatttataagaggtaaacttaaaagtttgggattaaattggtaatttttcatataaatttatttatttaaatatattggACGGTTGACAAGAGTCCATTCAACGACCAAGGTCATTCAGAAGTCAATGGAGTGAGTTTATGGGGTTCGATGTTGTTTGGGCCTTAGGCCCAGTTAGTTTAGGGCCCACTTAATTCTGGATCTAATGCTTACTTTTTCATGATTCCAgagttatattatattatttatttatttatttatatttaattttataattatttattttctaaccccttaaaattatttattaagttttttaagcttttcttaaaattttattatgaattatcTCAATGTTATTGTAACACTCCAACGTTTGGAATCGATGACTCCAGCACTATCCTCGTTCTCTAACAACATGATCATGTCACCATATTAGTCCTAAATACTGTTTGCGAGAGTGACGACTATCTCTACAAACAAACACGAGTTCagaaaacatgttttatcTTACCATTTCacgaaattttaaaattttatttatcttatcttaaaaaaaaaatatatatatatatatatatatatatttgacttTGGAGAAAGGCATTTTTGTGGAAACACAACCTCCAATTTTGACTCCCTTTTTTaccactttttctttttatttatttatttttcttattattaaataatattatatgttAGGTATGGACTTTTTCTAcaaactctttttttctcccatgttttatatttatttttctcccaTGTTTTATATTCAGTAagctaatttaaatatttatttaatatttaaaaaaaaaatgaaatgaaagtaGAGAGacctaaataatttttgaatttcagAGGTTAAGGTGGATGGAGTTCCGACTTATAAGCTCTTAGAAGTTCAAAACCAAAAGACAAAGTGCATCGCTCTCACGCTCGTCAGTAAAGTGAATTATTCgccttttatatataaaggAGTGTTTGTTGTGTACTAAGTAGACTTGCTTACCGTAACCGCAAAGAAGGAACGGTTCTATTTATTTCTCCTTATCCATAACCATAAGGGCCGCCTTTCGAAGATGGGATTGTATGAAGTGAATTTGGGTCGAAAACATATACGGGGAACAAGAACGAGCACTTAGTTTGGCACCCATCTTTATtctcataatttaaattattctttattctctctttaccaatacattttatttatttatttatttatataaattaaaaaaattaaattagaaaaagtttgATATGAGACCCCACATGCTGGTTTAAAGCCAAATTACGGACTACCACTTGGTTTGGCACCATCCCAATGGGactatttttatgttatttcaaaatttttttatttaaattatatatatatatttgccatttcaaaatttgtaggCTCTTATCGCATCTAATTCATAGTAGGTTGCTTATCTCTAGGCTCGAGGATGCTTGAGCTTATTCCTAACGCTATCTAAGCTTCAATGTAGGTTTCGAAGTTTTAGGAGCAATCTTTAAGTGTCAATTACCTATGTGGTCCTAAATCCCTCTTCAGAACTGGTTTACGAAATTGCAGTCTCAATCTATGACCCATTTCTACACGCAATAGAAGTACTCACCTTAATATCTACTTTTGTAGTTTTAGATCTCTCTTTGAGACTGGTGTACAGTATCATGGTATCAACCGTGGTCTGTTTCtatatataatagaaataCTAACCTTGAAATAACTACCCGTGTAGTCCAAAATTCCTATTCAAGATCAGTTTATGGAATTCGGTATCATCCCCGACTCATTTCTACATACAGCAGAAGAGCTAACTACCCATGTGATCCCAAGTCCCTCTTCAGCACTGTTTTGTGGAATCGCGACATCAACCTTGATTCGTCCCCACACACAATAGTAACTCAAATTATCTTAGAGGTTTTTTGGTTACATTGTTCTTACTACCCATAAGTCTTTTAGAGTTTCTAATTTATCCTTTTCGTGGAGGTCTATTAGGTTCTTTGTGCGTCTAGGCAGTCTAATCTCATCTCTTGTTTCTAGGACATTAGGGACTTAACACCTCAGGGCTAATCCAACCTCTGGGTGCCCTCATATCTATACCTCTAATCACCGCTCACAATTCTATGGAGCTCGGTCTACTGGCAACGTACTAATCTAGATCAACTCGAAAGCTACTCTAGCTCTAGCGCCCTATACTTAACTTGGTTCATCCATGCTCTACTAAGGAGATATTTCTATCGATCACCTAAAGCACAGGGAACATATTCTAATCGTTCATGCAACTTATTGGGAGATATTACCATCATTCACCATAAGTACAAATGTCATAATCTAAACATTCAAGCATTCTTGAAGGGAAGATAAATCTATCAATAGCCTGGAGCATAGATCACAATATCCCATCCTCCTATCATACATAACGAAAAGCATTAATGTAGGAATGTAGTTTAAATTCTCATCACATGagcatttcaataattattcatAACATAAATACTATATTCATCCAAATAGTCTTTCTAGAGCCATTATTATGCATATTCTAGCCATCTAAGGTATGATATGTTAGCACGTTAACACGTCCCAGCGATCcttacaagtattacttgtTTAAAGTTTGTGTGTCTACTTACCGGAATGTAGCGTGCCTCTTTGAGCTTGcttttttgcttgtttttgGCTCCAACCCTAAAAATTCACTGGTAGGTACTAAATCaagtaaaattaaagttaGTATCGAAACCATGAGAAAAATAGTCGAACAAAGTCGAGCGAaaagatctttttttttttttttttttaatttaaagttattattaaaatgaaattttaacatttttcctCTTGACTTTagtaataaaagtaaattttagaatttttttaaatatcaatagtattttttacctttttaaaatttataggtattattgaaaaaaataaaagtttatatgagtatatatatatatgagagaGATTAgtagatttattttaaaaagtagattataaaatgaataaagttGTTGACAAAGAGTCATCCAAATCCATgcaatataatttaatgaacatttaaaattaGGCCAAAATTGTTATGATCGATATcagttgttagctctgatacccgttgttaggatcgcacaacaacgcacacactcgatctagatgaacacaaagaacaggatagagaaaattgcaaggagaactctggtaaaagaatttttttattgatactCTACAACAAGGGAGAGTACATAGAATAGAAAATACATTTCCAGAGCTCTACcgtaccatatatatatatatggtatagtttactatatatagctttaccagatttagctatctactatatatagctattcaccatatatagctttaccggatatagctttactatatagtTTTAACGAGcaatataaccgttgaccaaactataaataagcatcagTAGATTTGAAGAATGAGTGAGTTTAGGTAATCTCCGCTactcataattaataatttcatagcTTTCAACtcaatatttctaaataatttaatctaatttcgTTTTGTTTCTATTATATAAAGCTTATTTGATACACTTTGAGCATCTTACTTTCTCAGCGTATTTTGGAATATCAAGCGTATCGGTACCAAAAGATATGCTAATGTAAAAACCGAAAACAATGAAGtcaagaagaggaagaagttgagttcaaattcaattttgttcgGATATCACATCACTCTTAGTTTACTCTATGCCTACAAGGCTGGAGGAGCTATTGACTATCGAGCCGTAgtgtctcatttttttttcttctttttattttttgggagAACTTAGGTAGCGAAAATGACTTTATTGTCACGGTTTGATTTCAGATGACTCGgttgacgttttttttttttttttgttctttttttatcatttttgtaacaataggaaaagaaaagaaaaaaatcccAAGGGCACATACTCCCACAGCCCAcctctaaaatctctctctccctcgGATCACTTTG carries:
- the LOC111795665 gene encoding protein MKS1-like translates to MNPAGSSAGGSPNTPRKKEIQLQGPRPPQLRVNQESRKIKKPPPHPQPIPPSGRPPLPPAASQWPQPLIIYDISPKVLHVAENNFMSVVQRLTGLSSTSSSTDGDLSPAARFATIEKASPRSEREREIDVSDMMDLTEVPVELGQNPGILSPAPASLAPISSGFFSPAIEPQSFTYSLIHELSPHWPSPSALFPAPLVSPISSPNIFNHLFDF